A DNA window from Piliocolobus tephrosceles isolate RC106 chromosome 9, ASM277652v3, whole genome shotgun sequence contains the following coding sequences:
- the PHYHIPL gene encoding phytanoyl-CoA hydroxylase-interacting protein-like isoform X1 — protein MEVPRLDHALNSPTSPCEEVIKNLSLEAIQLCDRDGNKSQDSGIAEMEELPVPHNIKISNITCDSFKISWEMDSKSKDRITHYFIDLNKKENKNSNKFKHKDVPTKLVAKAVPLPMTVRGHWFLSPRTEYTVAVQTASKQVDGDYVVSEWSEIIEFCTADYSKVHLTQLLEKAEVIAGRMLKFSVFYRNQHKEYFDYVREHHGNAMQPSVKDNSGSHGSPISGKLEGIFFSCSTEFNTGKPPQDSPYGRYRFEIAAEKLFNPNTNLYFGDFYCMYTAYHYVILVIAPVGSPGDEFCKQRLPQLNSKDNKFLTCTEEDGVLVYHHAQDVILEVIYTDPVDLSLGTVAEITGHQLMSLSTANAKKDPSCKTCNISVGR, from the exons GGAACAAATCACAAGACAGTGGCATAGCAGAGATGGAAGAACTTCCTGTACCACATAACATCAAAATAAGCAATATAACGTGTGACTCATTCAAGATTTCATGGGAAATGGATTCAAAATCAAAGGATCGcattacacattattttattgaCCTCAacaagaaagagaacaagaacTCCAATAAATTTAAACACAAG GATGTTCCCACAAAATTGGTGGCAAAAGCTGTTCCCTTGCCTATGACTGTCCGTGGACACTGGTTTTTAAGCCCAAGAACTGAATATACGGTAGCAGTGCAGACTGCCTCAAAACAAGTTGATGGTGATTATGTTGTGTCTGAATGGAGTGAAATTATAGAATTCTGCACTGCAG acTATTCAAAAGTTCATCTAACACAATTGTTGGAGAAGGCTGAAGTGATTGCAGGACGCATGcttaagttttctgttttttatcgtaATCAGCACAAAGAATATTTTGACTATGTTCG AGAACATCATGGGAATGCTATGCAGCCCTCTGTCAAGGATAACAGTGGTAGCCATGGCTCTCCTATCAGTGGAAAATTAGAAGGCATCTTCTTCAGCTGCAGCACTGAATTCAATACTGGAAAGCCACCCCAGGATTCACCTTATGGAAGATACAGGTTTGAGATTGCCGCAGAAAAACTTTTTAACCCCAATACTAACTTATACTTTGGGGACTTCTACTGTATGTACACTGCTTATCATTATGTGATTCTTGTTATTGCTCCTGTGGGATCACCAGGAGATGAATTTTGTAAGCAGCGCCTTCCTCAACTAAATTCTAAGGATAATAAATTTTTGACCTGTACAGAAGAAGATGGGGTACTGgtttaccaccatgcccaggatGTCATTTTAGAAGTCATTTACACTGACCCTGTGGATCTTTCTCTGGGCACCGTGGCAGAAATCACTGGTCATCAGCTCATGAGTTTGTCTACTGCAAATGCAAAGAAAGATCCCAGCTGCAAAACCTGTAATATCAGTGTTGGACGTTAA
- the PHYHIPL gene encoding phytanoyl-CoA hydroxylase-interacting protein-like isoform X2: MCCDSDYVARNKSQDSGIAEMEELPVPHNIKISNITCDSFKISWEMDSKSKDRITHYFIDLNKKENKNSNKFKHKDVPTKLVAKAVPLPMTVRGHWFLSPRTEYTVAVQTASKQVDGDYVVSEWSEIIEFCTADYSKVHLTQLLEKAEVIAGRMLKFSVFYRNQHKEYFDYVREHHGNAMQPSVKDNSGSHGSPISGKLEGIFFSCSTEFNTGKPPQDSPYGRYRFEIAAEKLFNPNTNLYFGDFYCMYTAYHYVILVIAPVGSPGDEFCKQRLPQLNSKDNKFLTCTEEDGVLVYHHAQDVILEVIYTDPVDLSLGTVAEITGHQLMSLSTANAKKDPSCKTCNISVGR, translated from the exons GGAACAAATCACAAGACAGTGGCATAGCAGAGATGGAAGAACTTCCTGTACCACATAACATCAAAATAAGCAATATAACGTGTGACTCATTCAAGATTTCATGGGAAATGGATTCAAAATCAAAGGATCGcattacacattattttattgaCCTCAacaagaaagagaacaagaacTCCAATAAATTTAAACACAAG GATGTTCCCACAAAATTGGTGGCAAAAGCTGTTCCCTTGCCTATGACTGTCCGTGGACACTGGTTTTTAAGCCCAAGAACTGAATATACGGTAGCAGTGCAGACTGCCTCAAAACAAGTTGATGGTGATTATGTTGTGTCTGAATGGAGTGAAATTATAGAATTCTGCACTGCAG acTATTCAAAAGTTCATCTAACACAATTGTTGGAGAAGGCTGAAGTGATTGCAGGACGCATGcttaagttttctgttttttatcgtaATCAGCACAAAGAATATTTTGACTATGTTCG AGAACATCATGGGAATGCTATGCAGCCCTCTGTCAAGGATAACAGTGGTAGCCATGGCTCTCCTATCAGTGGAAAATTAGAAGGCATCTTCTTCAGCTGCAGCACTGAATTCAATACTGGAAAGCCACCCCAGGATTCACCTTATGGAAGATACAGGTTTGAGATTGCCGCAGAAAAACTTTTTAACCCCAATACTAACTTATACTTTGGGGACTTCTACTGTATGTACACTGCTTATCATTATGTGATTCTTGTTATTGCTCCTGTGGGATCACCAGGAGATGAATTTTGTAAGCAGCGCCTTCCTCAACTAAATTCTAAGGATAATAAATTTTTGACCTGTACAGAAGAAGATGGGGTACTGgtttaccaccatgcccaggatGTCATTTTAGAAGTCATTTACACTGACCCTGTGGATCTTTCTCTGGGCACCGTGGCAGAAATCACTGGTCATCAGCTCATGAGTTTGTCTACTGCAAATGCAAAGAAAGATCCCAGCTGCAAAACCTGTAATATCAGTGTTGGACGTTAA